In Chthonomonadales bacterium, a single genomic region encodes these proteins:
- the argH gene encoding argininosuccinate lyase, whose amino-acid sequence MAPEGPGGGPRLWGGRFDGGTDAAVARLNNSLPFDRRLWREDLAGSVAHATMLGEAGILPAPEAEAIVEALREIEADLASGAVDLDPDAEDVHTAVEALLRQRIGPLAGKLHTARSRNDQVVTDARLFARSAVDTIAEEIVALQGVLLELAEREAATTMPGYTHMQHAQPILLAHHLLAYFWMLQRDRERLADARKRIDLLPLGAGALAGSPYPVDRERVAEILGFGGILENSLDAVSDRDFAIETLADAAILAMHLSRFAEDLVLWNTLEFGFVELDDSVTTGSSMMPQKKNPDVAELARGKSGRVFGNLMALLTVMKGLPLSYNKDMQEDKEPLFDTVDTLLVVLPAFRRMLETASFGRERMARALRGDFSTATDLADSLVRGGMAFRDAHGAVGRLVRHCVETGTALDEMDAQAMARAAPELARVDAGAATVAASVAARRVRGGTAPDAVREQLARARAALGAVV is encoded by the coding sequence ATGGCGCCTGAGGGACCCGGCGGCGGGCCGCGCCTGTGGGGCGGCCGATTCGATGGAGGCACCGATGCCGCGGTCGCGCGCCTGAACAACTCGCTCCCGTTCGACCGGCGCCTGTGGCGAGAGGACCTGGCCGGCAGCGTTGCGCACGCCACGATGCTCGGTGAGGCCGGCATCCTACCGGCGCCGGAAGCCGAGGCCATCGTGGAGGCGCTACGGGAGATTGAGGCCGACCTGGCATCGGGCGCCGTCGACCTTGACCCGGATGCCGAGGACGTCCACACAGCCGTCGAGGCGCTGCTGCGCCAGCGGATCGGGCCGCTGGCCGGCAAGCTGCACACCGCGCGCAGCCGCAACGATCAGGTGGTCACCGACGCCCGGCTCTTCGCGCGCTCCGCGGTCGACACCATCGCCGAGGAGATCGTCGCCCTGCAGGGCGTGCTTCTCGAGCTCGCGGAGCGTGAGGCGGCAACCACGATGCCGGGCTACACCCACATGCAGCACGCCCAGCCGATCCTTCTGGCCCATCACCTTCTCGCCTACTTCTGGATGTTGCAGCGAGACCGCGAGCGGCTCGCCGACGCGCGCAAGCGGATCGACCTGTTGCCGCTCGGCGCCGGAGCGCTGGCGGGCAGCCCGTACCCGGTGGACCGCGAGCGCGTAGCCGAGATCCTGGGCTTTGGAGGCATCCTGGAGAACAGCCTGGACGCGGTGTCGGATCGCGACTTCGCGATCGAGACGCTGGCCGATGCCGCGATCCTCGCCATGCATCTGTCGCGCTTCGCCGAGGACCTTGTGCTCTGGAACACCCTCGAGTTCGGATTCGTCGAGCTCGACGATTCGGTGACGACCGGCAGCAGCATGATGCCGCAGAAGAAGAACCCCGACGTCGCGGAGTTGGCGCGCGGCAAGAGCGGGCGCGTGTTCGGCAACCTGATGGCCCTGCTGACGGTGATGAAGGGCCTCCCCCTCTCCTACAACAAGGATATGCAGGAGGACAAGGAGCCCCTGTTCGATACCGTGGACACGCTGCTCGTCGTGCTGCCGGCCTTTCGCCGGATGCTGGAGACGGCTTCCTTCGGCCGCGAGCGGATGGCGCGGGCGCTGCGCGGCGACTTCTCGACGGCCACCGACCTTGCGGATTCCCTGGTGCGCGGGGGCATGGCGTTCCGCGACGCCCACGGCGCGGTTGGCCGCCTGGTCCGCCACTGCGTGGAGACGGGCACGGCGCTCGATGAGATGGACGCGCAGGCGATGGCGCGGGCCGCTCCGGAGCTTGCCCGCGTCGACGCCGGGGCAGCCACCGTCGCCGCGAGCGTCGCCGCGCGGCGCGTGCGCGGCGGCACGGCGCCCGATGCCGTGCGCGAGCAACTTGCGCGCGCTCGGGCGGCGCTGGGGGCGGTAGTCTGA
- a CDS encoding YihY/virulence factor BrkB family protein: protein MVRGAWRRVHRVASAYARHFGSLVAAAVSFQMLLSLVPLLTLGVAVTGWLLGGSEPAVEAVRRATEASLPGSGDLVYGALRTVHRDSGWLGLIGGAGLVFTASTIFAMLESAFNLIFHVEKPRRWLVQRLLALGTAALALVLLLLSIGLTSATAYVLRVRIPLLRRAAGDFEPLLLASGVLVPLIVSITLFTLLYRIVPNTTISTRAAVAGGVFAGTGWEVAKHLFTIYIAHFANYDRVYGSLGGIVVLMVWVYFSSSILVVGAEVAADVASEARDSLSHRPSAPADNGERDGR from the coding sequence ATGGTGCGCGGAGCATGGCGCCGCGTCCACCGGGTCGCCTCGGCCTATGCGCGCCACTTCGGCAGTCTGGTGGCCGCCGCGGTATCCTTCCAGATGCTCCTCTCGCTCGTGCCCTTGCTGACCCTGGGCGTCGCGGTCACGGGGTGGCTGCTGGGGGGGTCCGAGCCCGCCGTCGAAGCCGTGCGCAGGGCGACGGAGGCTTCCCTGCCCGGGAGCGGCGACCTGGTCTACGGAGCGCTGCGCACGGTGCACCGCGACAGCGGGTGGCTGGGGCTGATCGGCGGGGCAGGCCTGGTCTTCACGGCCAGCACGATCTTCGCGATGCTCGAGAGCGCCTTCAACCTCATCTTCCACGTTGAGAAGCCCCGGCGATGGCTGGTGCAGCGCCTCCTTGCTCTCGGCACAGCGGCCCTCGCGCTGGTGCTGCTCCTACTGTCCATCGGCCTCACTTCGGCGACGGCCTACGTGCTCCGCGTGCGCATCCCGCTCCTGCGCCGCGCGGCCGGCGACTTCGAGCCACTCCTTCTAGCCTCCGGCGTCCTCGTTCCGCTGATCGTCTCGATCACGCTCTTCACTCTGCTCTACCGGATCGTGCCGAACACCACGATCTCCACGCGCGCCGCGGTGGCCGGCGGGGTCTTCGCCGGCACCGGTTGGGAGGTGGCCAAGCACCTCTTCACGATCTACATTGCGCACTTCGCCAACTACGACCGCGTCTACGGCTCGCTCGGGGGGATCGTCGTGCTGATGGTGTGGGTCTACTTCTCGTCGAGCATCCTGGTCGTGGGGGCTGAGGTGGCCGCCGACGTAGCGTCGGAGGCCAGGGACTCACTCAGTCATCGTCCGTCGGCGCCAGCCGACAACGGGGAACGAGACGGGCGATGA
- a CDS encoding argininosuccinate synthase: MRTVVLVYSGGLDTSVCIPLMREEYGFDHIVTVTVDVGQPREDIEQAEERARALATEHYTVDARDEFVRGYCWPAVRANGDYQGYPISTSIARPLIALKAVEAARRVGAQAYAHGCTGKGNDQFRIEYVMRTLTPELPILAPMREGRMLPDGSREPWTRTEEIDYAAAHGLRVGQTKDRIWSIDENLWGRSIEGGRLEEPDYAPPEEIFRWTRSLDETPARPRTLAIGFADGVPVSLDGCAMAGLDLVTELNAVAGEHGVGRVDIMEDRMLGLKVRENYECPAAVVLLLAHRALEALVCTQAEIKFKAAVDREWGEIAYRGLWFDPLKEDLEGFIAPIQERVSGTVTVRLARGSCVVVGRSSPWALYSEDLASFDSKTFDQADSAGMVKTHGMQSRMYWLLRSRKADGA, encoded by the coding sequence ATGCGAACCGTGGTGCTGGTCTACAGCGGAGGGCTCGACACCTCCGTGTGCATACCGCTGATGCGCGAGGAGTACGGGTTCGACCACATCGTGACCGTCACCGTCGACGTGGGGCAGCCGCGTGAGGACATCGAGCAGGCGGAGGAGCGCGCGCGCGCGCTCGCCACGGAGCACTACACGGTGGATGCACGCGACGAGTTCGTGCGTGGCTATTGCTGGCCGGCCGTGCGGGCCAACGGCGACTACCAGGGCTACCCGATCTCGACCTCGATCGCACGCCCGCTGATCGCGCTCAAGGCCGTCGAGGCGGCACGGCGCGTCGGCGCGCAGGCCTACGCGCACGGATGCACGGGCAAGGGCAACGACCAGTTCCGCATCGAGTACGTCATGCGAACCCTGACGCCGGAGTTACCGATCCTTGCTCCGATGCGCGAGGGCCGGATGCTGCCCGACGGCAGCAGGGAGCCATGGACGCGCACCGAGGAGATCGACTACGCGGCCGCGCACGGGCTGCGGGTCGGCCAGACGAAGGACCGCATCTGGAGCATCGACGAGAACCTCTGGGGGCGCAGCATCGAGGGTGGCAGGCTCGAGGAGCCCGACTACGCTCCGCCCGAGGAGATCTTCCGCTGGACGCGGAGCCTCGACGAGACGCCCGCCAGGCCGCGGACGCTCGCGATCGGCTTCGCGGACGGCGTGCCGGTGTCGCTGGACGGGTGCGCGATGGCCGGGCTCGACCTGGTGACCGAGCTTAACGCGGTCGCGGGCGAGCATGGCGTCGGGCGCGTGGACATCATGGAGGACCGGATGCTGGGGCTGAAGGTCCGCGAGAACTATGAGTGCCCTGCCGCCGTCGTCCTGCTCCTCGCGCACCGCGCCCTGGAGGCACTGGTCTGCACGCAGGCCGAGATCAAATTCAAGGCGGCGGTGGACCGCGAGTGGGGAGAGATCGCCTACCGGGGGCTCTGGTTCGATCCGCTCAAGGAGGACCTCGAGGGCTTCATCGCTCCCATCCAGGAGCGCGTGAGCGGTACGGTCACCGTCAGGCTCGCGCGCGGCTCGTGCGTGGTGGTGGGTCGCAGTAGTCCGTGGGCCCTCTACAGCGAGGACCTGGCCTCCTTCGACAGCAAGACGTTCGATCAGGCCGACAGTGCTGGCATGGTGAAGACGCACGGCATGCAGTCGCGGATGTACTGGCTGCTGCGGAGTCGCAAGGCCGATGGCGCCTGA
- a CDS encoding response regulator, translating into MESLRALIAEDESLTRTILRARLEKLGHEVVAEAENGVQAVEAARAHHPEVIIMDIQMPEMDGIEAARRIMTENPCAILFLTAFSDQPLVESASEVGAIAYLMKPFRKDDLSPALEVAVRRYRELQGQMQEISALKDALETRKVVERAKGILMQRHGLTEDEAFKKIHFQARNQNKKMREIAESIITASELI; encoded by the coding sequence ATGGAGTCGTTGCGCGCCCTGATCGCCGAGGATGAGTCGCTCACCCGAACCATCCTGCGAGCACGCCTCGAGAAGCTGGGCCACGAGGTCGTCGCCGAGGCGGAGAACGGTGTCCAGGCCGTGGAAGCTGCCCGCGCCCATCATCCGGAGGTGATCATCATGGACATCCAGATGCCGGAGATGGACGGGATCGAGGCGGCCCGGCGCATCATGACCGAGAACCCGTGCGCCATCCTCTTCCTCACTGCCTTCAGCGACCAACCGCTTGTGGAGAGCGCGAGTGAGGTGGGCGCGATCGCCTACCTGATGAAGCCGTTCCGCAAGGACGATCTCTCGCCCGCTCTGGAGGTGGCGGTCCGCCGCTACCGCGAGTTGCAGGGCCAGATGCAGGAGATCTCCGCGCTGAAGGACGCGCTCGAAACGCGCAAAGTGGTCGAGCGCGCGAAGGGGATCCTGATGCAGCGGCACGGCCTCACCGAGGACGAGGCCTTCAAGAAGATTCACTTCCAGGCCCGCAACCAGAACAAGAAGATGCGCGAGATCGCCGAGAGCATCATCACGGCCTCCGAGCTCATCTGA
- a CDS encoding DUF342 domain-containing protein, which yields MSEQPQDGQLELAFDADRTLAYATISPPRPGGRAVTAQALMAALRAEGVVYGIREANILKAVRLADESGVTAIRVVVAQGVLPVNGRDAQVLWKVDVAAASAPLPRLAERVPDFALLPDSRRVAAGQILASIIPARPGTPGRTLTAPLRRVPQSVGRDSPLTPAGGVHVSEDGLQLSAAVDGFLELRNDILTVHPARVVRGDLEPGEHEVPCSLAVTGSMRRGGYVRARGSLTVAGTAISAALRASGDICLVRAGRCTIVGDGDVHIGEAVQHCDIVARGRILARPGTRIVGGNLSASRGIAVANVGTSGYEATRLQVGVDAHSAYRLREIADEIAACEGSIDKIAHSLRPLGVASGASLPPRKLELVQQLVEQRRTLEGRVRSLHGERRQCLLSANASVAALIVVSDTVFPGVTVSIGAATLLVEEPRTGIAFRPSASGRGVETVSLTAREGVANAA from the coding sequence ATGAGTGAACAGCCACAGGACGGCCAACTCGAGCTAGCCTTCGACGCAGACCGGACGCTGGCATACGCCACCATCTCGCCGCCACGCCCGGGCGGGCGCGCCGTCACGGCGCAGGCCCTGATGGCCGCCCTCCGCGCGGAGGGCGTCGTCTACGGCATCCGCGAGGCAAACATCCTCAAGGCGGTTCGCCTGGCCGACGAGTCCGGCGTGACGGCCATCCGCGTCGTCGTGGCCCAGGGAGTTCTCCCCGTCAACGGACGCGACGCCCAGGTTCTCTGGAAGGTCGACGTCGCCGCCGCATCGGCGCCGCTCCCGCGTCTGGCCGAGCGAGTGCCCGACTTCGCGCTGCTTCCCGATAGCCGCCGCGTTGCCGCCGGCCAGATCCTGGCCAGTATCATCCCCGCCCGCCCGGGCACGCCGGGCCGCACGCTGACCGCGCCACTCCGGCGCGTGCCCCAGAGCGTTGGACGCGATTCCCCGCTGACGCCGGCGGGAGGGGTCCACGTCTCCGAGGACGGCCTGCAGTTAAGTGCCGCCGTCGACGGCTTCCTTGAGCTCCGCAACGATATCCTGACCGTTCACCCGGCACGCGTGGTGCGCGGCGACCTGGAACCGGGAGAGCACGAGGTTCCGTGCAGCCTGGCGGTCACCGGCTCCATGCGCCGCGGCGGCTACGTCCGCGCGCGCGGCAGCCTCACCGTCGCGGGCACCGCCATCTCGGCAGCTCTCCGGGCCAGCGGCGACATCTGCCTGGTCCGAGCCGGGCGCTGCACCATCGTGGGCGACGGCGACGTGCACATCGGCGAGGCCGTGCAGCATTGCGACATCGTGGCGCGCGGGCGCATCCTCGCCCGCCCCGGCACGCGAATCGTGGGGGGAAACCTCTCGGCGAGCCGAGGGATCGCGGTCGCCAATGTCGGCACCAGCGGCTACGAGGCGACGCGGCTCCAGGTCGGCGTCGATGCCCACAGCGCGTACCGCCTGCGCGAGATCGCGGACGAAATCGCGGCCTGCGAGGGTAGTATAGATAAGATCGCGCACTCGCTGCGGCCATTGGGCGTGGCGAGCGGCGCCTCGCTGCCTCCACGCAAACTCGAGTTGGTGCAGCAGCTCGTCGAGCAGCGACGAACGCTCGAGGGTCGCGTCCGCAGTCTGCACGGCGAGCGGCGTCAGTGCCTGTTGAGCGCCAACGCGTCGGTTGCGGCCCTCATCGTCGTCTCCGACACGGTTTTCCCGGGCGTGACGGTGAGCATTGGGGCGGCGACCCTGCTTGTGGAGGAGCCGCGGACCGGCATTGCGTTCCGGCCGTCGGCCTCGGGCCGTGGCGTGGAGACGGTCTCGCTGACGGCACGGGAGGGCGTCGCGAACGCTGCGTGA
- the argF gene encoding ornithine carbamoyltransferase produces the protein MHDSDYAGSDERLCASLEGRSLLRTDDLSPRELDELLALALRLKAEEDRPSWEGRRSVAILFQKPSLRTRVTFDLGVRQLGGHPVVLGPAEVGLGTREAARDVAGNLNRFVDAIVARVFAHATLEELRDNCRIPVLNALSDREHPCQALADLLTLRERSGALDGLRLAWLGDGNNVLHSLMLAGAMAGMSVAAACPEGYWPAPEIVETARGLAGDPARIVLTADPAVALAAADAVYTDTWVSMGQEEERAARLRVFAPYQVNAAAMAQAKPDALFMHCMPAHRGEEVTDEVMDGGSSVVFDQAENRLHAQKAVMLALIGY, from the coding sequence ATGCACGACAGCGACTATGCCGGAAGCGACGAGCGGCTGTGCGCCAGCCTGGAGGGCCGAAGCCTGCTGCGCACCGACGACCTGTCACCACGGGAGCTCGATGAGTTACTCGCCCTGGCTCTCCGGCTGAAGGCGGAGGAGGATCGCCCGAGTTGGGAGGGCCGGCGCTCCGTCGCCATCCTCTTCCAGAAACCCAGCCTCCGGACCCGTGTCACGTTCGACCTCGGCGTGCGGCAACTCGGTGGGCACCCGGTGGTCCTTGGGCCGGCGGAAGTGGGCCTCGGCACGCGCGAGGCCGCGAGGGACGTGGCTGGCAACCTCAACCGCTTCGTCGACGCCATCGTGGCCCGCGTCTTCGCCCATGCGACGCTGGAGGAGTTGCGTGACAACTGCCGGATCCCGGTCCTGAATGCCCTGAGCGATCGCGAGCACCCTTGCCAGGCGCTGGCCGACCTGCTGACGCTGCGCGAGCGCAGCGGCGCCCTCGACGGGCTGCGGCTGGCCTGGCTCGGCGACGGCAACAACGTGCTGCATTCGCTCATGCTGGCTGGCGCGATGGCCGGGATGAGCGTGGCTGCGGCATGTCCGGAGGGCTACTGGCCCGCACCGGAGATCGTGGAGACGGCGCGCGGGCTCGCGGGCGACCCGGCGCGGATCGTGCTAACCGCCGATCCGGCCGTCGCGCTCGCCGCCGCCGACGCGGTCTACACCGATACCTGGGTGAGCATGGGGCAGGAGGAGGAGCGCGCGGCGAGACTGCGGGTGTTCGCTCCCTATCAGGTGAACGCGGCCGCGATGGCCCAGGCGAAGCCGGATGCGCTGTTCATGCACTGCATGCCGGCGCATCGTGGCGAGGAGGTGACCGACGAGGTCATGGACGGTGGCTCGTCGGTGGTGTTCGATCAGGCCGAGAACCGCCTGCATGCGCAGAAGGCCGTCATGCTCGCCTTGATCGGCTACTGA
- a CDS encoding Cof-type HAD-IIB family hydrolase, with protein MRFPYRLAAIDLDETLLGPDHRIAARNAAAIHALAARGVECVIASGRMHVATTRYAEELGLAGPIISYNGAMVRPSTDTIAWRHVRMAPGPAAEVARMCADRGLHLNYYLDDRLLIARRTQWGDLYLRRTGSPVEVVGDLTALEGSRPTKLLIVDSPEATDALMAECRSRYGPALYITKTNAEYLEFMDPTVSKAAALAFVARRFGIARAECMAFGDGANDAPMIAWAGLGIAMAGGSAQALAAADRLAPAYEEDGLGRAIEELLAVHGANPPA; from the coding sequence ATGCGCTTCCCGTATCGGCTTGCCGCCATCGACCTCGACGAGACGCTGCTTGGCCCCGACCATCGCATCGCCGCCCGCAACGCCGCGGCCATCCACGCGCTCGCCGCGCGCGGTGTGGAATGCGTGATCGCCTCCGGTCGCATGCATGTGGCCACCACGCGCTACGCCGAGGAGCTCGGCCTGGCCGGCCCGATCATCTCGTACAACGGGGCCATGGTGCGCCCTTCCACCGACACGATCGCCTGGCGACATGTCCGCATGGCCCCCGGGCCCGCGGCCGAGGTCGCGCGTATGTGCGCGGACCGTGGCCTCCACCTGAACTACTACCTGGACGATCGCCTTCTCATCGCGCGCCGAACGCAATGGGGCGACCTCTACCTGCGGCGGACTGGCTCTCCTGTCGAGGTCGTCGGCGACCTGACGGCGCTGGAGGGCTCACGGCCCACCAAGCTTCTCATCGTCGATTCCCCGGAGGCGACGGACGCCCTTATGGCGGAGTGCCGCTCGCGCTACGGGCCGGCGCTCTACATCACGAAGACCAACGCCGAGTACCTGGAGTTCATGGACCCGACCGTGAGCAAGGCGGCGGCCCTGGCCTTCGTCGCCAGGCGATTTGGCATCGCGCGCGCCGAGTGCATGGCGTTCGGCGACGGCGCCAACGACGCGCCGATGATCGCGTGGGCCGGGCTCGGCATCGCGATGGCCGGTGGCAGCGCCCAGGCGCTCGCAGCGGCGGACCGGTTGGCGCCTGCCTACGAGGAGGACGGTCTTGGCCGGGCCATCGAGGAGCTTCTGGCCGTCCACGGGGCCAACCCACCTGCCTGA
- a CDS encoding AAA family ATPase, with the protein MLAPAGGAPLAEVAKRLAAEMHKAIVGQEELVEMLAVALLSRGHVLLEGVPGTAKTLAVRTFARLCSVSFARIQFTPDLMPSDVLGTNVYDPRAGVFAFRPGPLFAGLVLADEVNRTPPKTQAALLEAMEERRATIDGVSHPMPEPFMVCATQNPVEYEGTYPLPEAQLDRFMLKVVVDYPSEDEEIAILARYQSGFRAQDLDTAGLRAVLSLTDLPALWKQVEAVDVAPPVRKYIADVARVGRSNRHLTLGPSPRAAITLMLAARALAAVRGRAFVTPDDVKGLAHPVLRHRVLLRPESEIEGYTADRVLDMVLESVDVPR; encoded by the coding sequence ATGCTTGCCCCAGCGGGCGGCGCGCCCTTGGCGGAGGTGGCGAAGCGACTGGCCGCCGAGATGCACAAGGCGATCGTCGGCCAGGAGGAGCTCGTTGAGATGCTGGCGGTCGCGCTGCTCTCCCGTGGGCACGTGCTGCTGGAGGGGGTGCCGGGCACCGCCAAGACGCTCGCGGTGCGCACCTTCGCCCGGCTGTGCAGCGTCTCCTTCGCCCGCATCCAGTTCACTCCCGACCTCATGCCCTCCGACGTGCTCGGAACGAACGTTTATGACCCGCGGGCGGGCGTCTTCGCCTTCCGGCCCGGGCCGCTGTTCGCCGGGCTCGTGCTGGCCGACGAGGTGAACCGCACGCCGCCGAAGACGCAGGCAGCGCTCCTGGAGGCGATGGAGGAACGGCGCGCCACGATCGACGGCGTCTCGCATCCGATGCCCGAGCCGTTCATGGTGTGCGCCACCCAGAACCCGGTGGAGTACGAGGGCACCTACCCGCTCCCCGAGGCGCAACTCGACCGCTTCATGCTCAAGGTGGTGGTTGACTACCCCAGCGAGGACGAGGAGATCGCGATCCTTGCGCGCTACCAGAGTGGCTTCCGGGCGCAGGACCTGGACACGGCCGGCCTGCGGGCGGTCCTCTCCCTGACCGATCTGCCGGCGCTGTGGAAGCAGGTGGAGGCCGTCGACGTGGCGCCGCCGGTACGCAAGTACATTGCCGATGTCGCGCGGGTCGGCCGGTCGAATCGCCACCTGACGCTCGGGCCGTCGCCGCGCGCCGCCATCACGTTGATGTTGGCGGCCAGGGCGCTGGCCGCCGTACGCGGCCGCGCCTTCGTGACGCCGGACGACGTGAAGGGCCTCGCTCACCCCGTGCTGCGTCACCGCGTGCTGCTGCGCCCCGAGAGCGAGATCGAGGGCTACACGGCGGACCGCGTGCTGGACATGGTGCTCGAGAGCGTGGACGTGCCGCGCTAG
- a CDS encoding DUF4350 domain-containing protein, whose translation MRRRPSLEVLVLGAMVLVFVAATAYFTSAGLDDRQRAQPTSYSAGPSGVKGLYELLGRQGLSVGRWERPIRELPADAVLIVMEPLARPMDQDGSKALRRWQAAGGRLLLFASGSPALPGVPVEGVAVESTGAATSQERPRGARGSVLRGVRTVRLRGQQRLTLTVNKHAGVLAADRYGALVVRGPGPGRTVVVADALSPRNGRLADADNAVLLANLASGLANGDRPILFDEYHQGFGGEGGGGRSLWEAVGPATRAAFWYLLVGVLFVVYNANRRFGAPLRLQTGRDRPVTEYIESMARLYRRAGALGTALEFLSSAFERDLAARVGVAPDARREEIARAAERHLGLPATEVAELLQRCDGAVTSAPLTDADILRLARDIHGYRRKADIARSA comes from the coding sequence ATGAGACGCCGTCCGAGCCTCGAGGTGCTCGTGCTCGGTGCGATGGTCCTCGTGTTCGTCGCCGCGACGGCCTACTTCACGAGCGCCGGCCTCGATGACCGCCAGCGCGCACAGCCCACGAGCTACAGCGCGGGACCCTCCGGCGTCAAGGGGCTCTACGAGCTTCTCGGTCGGCAGGGTCTGTCCGTTGGCCGATGGGAACGGCCGATTCGAGAGCTCCCCGCCGATGCGGTCCTCATCGTGATGGAGCCGCTCGCGCGGCCTATGGACCAGGACGGGAGCAAGGCCCTTCGGCGCTGGCAGGCGGCAGGCGGTCGACTGCTCTTGTTCGCCTCGGGCAGCCCGGCGTTGCCTGGCGTGCCGGTGGAAGGCGTTGCCGTCGAGAGTACGGGCGCCGCGACCTCCCAGGAGAGGCCGCGAGGCGCGCGTGGTTCGGTGCTCCGCGGCGTGCGCACGGTGCGGCTCCGGGGGCAACAGCGACTCACGCTAACGGTGAACAAGCACGCAGGCGTGCTGGCGGCGGATCGCTACGGCGCGCTCGTGGTGCGTGGCCCGGGGCCAGGCCGAACCGTGGTGGTTGCGGATGCCCTTTCGCCCCGCAATGGTCGCCTCGCCGACGCGGACAACGCCGTCCTATTGGCCAACCTCGCTTCCGGCCTGGCCAACGGCGACAGGCCGATCCTCTTCGATGAGTACCACCAGGGCTTCGGCGGCGAGGGTGGCGGCGGGCGCTCGCTGTGGGAGGCGGTCGGCCCGGCGACGCGGGCGGCGTTCTGGTACCTTCTGGTCGGCGTTCTCTTCGTGGTCTACAACGCCAATCGGCGGTTCGGGGCGCCGCTGCGCCTGCAGACAGGGCGTGATCGGCCGGTCACGGAGTACATCGAGTCGATGGCCAGACTCTACCGTCGCGCCGGGGCCCTCGGCACCGCGCTGGAGTTTCTGTCGAGCGCGTTCGAGCGCGATCTGGCCGCCCGCGTCGGCGTCGCGCCGGACGCCCGGCGCGAGGAGATCGCCCGCGCGGCAGAGCGCCATCTTGGACTGCCGGCGACGGAGGTCGCCGAGCTGCTTCAGCGGTGCGACGGCGCCGTCACGAGCGCCCCACTCACCGACGCGGACATCTTGCGGCTCGCGAGGGACATCCACGGGTACCGGAGGAAAGCCGACATTGCCCGATCTGCTTGA